One stretch of Amycolatopsis tolypomycina DNA includes these proteins:
- a CDS encoding IS110 family transposase, with product MFAGWDWASGSHDVTVIDQAGTRTDRWALAHAETGIAGTLARLRRHGDPAGLPVAIETTRGLVVDRLLAAGHPVIPIHPNAFNAVRPRWGAARAKSDPGDSFKLADYLRTDGHQLRTLTPTLPETLELQALTRQRADHVEARVAAVNQLAALLDEHWPGGKAVFASLDSDIALAFLDRYPTPADAARLTAGRLEAFCKRHGYSGKRPGSALIERLRTAPAAASRLGRTVITRLVGVQVQLVRSLRVTIRELDAAIAEAVKTHPWAELIAGLPRIGSVNLGQVIGEIGPMLERANGCAQLAAETGAAPVTKESGKHRQVNFRHAVNRRARQALMTFADNSRHDSDWAATIYNNARSRGKRHPHAVRILARAWLRVIWACWRDRTCYDPAIHHTTTKINTVEGLT from the coding sequence GTGTTCGCGGGATGGGACTGGGCCAGCGGCTCGCACGATGTGACCGTGATCGACCAGGCCGGGACGAGGACCGACCGATGGGCGCTGGCCCACGCCGAAACCGGAATTGCCGGCACCCTGGCCAGGCTGCGCCGCCACGGCGATCCGGCCGGGCTGCCAGTAGCGATCGAGACCACCCGGGGACTGGTCGTGGACCGGCTGCTGGCTGCTGGGCACCCCGTGATTCCCATACACCCCAACGCCTTCAACGCCGTCCGGCCCCGCTGGGGCGCAGCCCGGGCCAAAAGCGACCCCGGCGACTCGTTCAAACTCGCGGACTACCTGCGCACCGACGGCCACCAGCTGCGGACCTTGACACCCACGCTGCCCGAGACACTGGAGCTGCAAGCGCTGACCCGGCAACGCGCCGACCACGTCGAAGCGCGCGTCGCGGCGGTCAACCAGCTCGCTGCGCTGCTGGATGAGCACTGGCCCGGCGGGAAAGCCGTGTTCGCAAGCCTGGACAGTGACATCGCCCTGGCCTTCCTGGACCGCTACCCCACGCCCGCGGACGCGGCCCGCTTGACCGCCGGCCGGCTGGAAGCGTTCTGCAAACGCCACGGCTACTCCGGCAAACGACCCGGCAGTGCGCTGATCGAGCGGCTGCGCACCGCCCCCGCGGCGGCCTCCCGGCTGGGCCGGACTGTGATCACCCGGCTGGTCGGTGTCCAAGTGCAGCTGGTGCGGTCCCTGCGTGTCACCATCCGCGAACTGGATGCCGCCATCGCCGAGGCAGTCAAGACGCATCCCTGGGCCGAACTGATCGCCGGACTGCCCCGGATCGGCTCCGTCAACCTCGGTCAAGTCATCGGTGAGATCGGCCCCATGCTCGAACGCGCCAACGGCTGCGCGCAACTGGCCGCCGAGACCGGTGCGGCACCGGTCACCAAGGAATCCGGGAAACACCGCCAGGTCAACTTCCGGCACGCGGTCAACCGCCGAGCCCGGCAAGCCCTGATGACCTTCGCCGACAACAGCCGGCACGACAGCGACTGGGCCGCCACGATCTACAACAACGCGCGTTCCCGAGGCAAACGCCACCCCCACGCGGTGCGGATCCTGGCCCGCGCCTGGCTGCGCGTCATCTGGGC